Part of the Sinomonas atrocyanea genome is shown below.
GACCCCTTCATGAAGGACTCCGGAACGGTCGACGCCGCCCTGGCCTCCCTGCGCGATGCGGGGCTGGCCACCGGCCTGTACGCCGAGTGCGTCCCCGACCCCACCACGGACTCCCTGAAGGCCGGCCTCGCCGCGGTTGAGGAGCACCGGGCGGACCTCCTCGTCGGCTTCGGCGGCGGCAGCTCCATCGACACGGCCAAGGCGCTCGGGTTCCTCTCCCAGAACCCCGGCCCGATGCGGGACTACAAGGCGCCCCGGATCAACACCGGCCCCGCCCTGCCCGTCGTCGCCGTCCCGACCACCGCGGGCACCGGCTCCGAGGCCACCCAGTTCACGATCATCAGCGACTCCGAGACGGACGAGAAGATGCTCTGCACGGGCCCGTCGTTCCTGCCGGTCGCAGCGGTGGTGGACTACGAGCTCACGCTGTCCATGCCGGCCCGGCTCAGCGCGGACACCGGCGTGGACGCCCTCACCCACGCGATCGAGGCCTACGTGAGCCGCCGCGCCAACCCCTTCTCGGACGGCTTCGCGCTCTCCGCCATGGCTGCGATCGGCGCGAATCTCCGCGAGGTCTACAAGGACGGCTCGAACCAGGCGGCCCGCGAGGCGATGATGCTCGCCGCCACCCAGGCCGGCATCGCGTTCTCCAACTCGAGCGTGGCCCTCGTGCACGGCATGAGCCGGCCCATCGGCGCGCACTTCCACATCGCCCACGGGCTCGCCAACGCGATGCTCTTCCCGGCCGTCACCGAGTTCTCGGTCTCCGGCGCCGAGGCCCGCTACGCGGACTGCGCGCGGGCCCTCGCCGTCGCGGGAGAGGAGGACGACGACGCCACCGCGGCCCAGGCCCTCGTCGACGAGCTCAAGGCCCTGGCCCGCGACCTCGCGGTGCCCACGCCCGCCTCCCGCGGGATCAGCCGCGAGGACTGGGACCGCGCCGTCCCGGTCATGGCCGAGCAGGCCCTCGCGTCCGGCTCGCCCGGGAACAACCCGGTGGTCCCCACCGCCGAGGAGATCGAGCACCTCTACGCGGCCATCTACGGCTGAACCCCCCAGTCCCTTCCACGTCACATCAGGAGCACATGAGATGACTGTCAAGACCATTCCGCATTTCCTCAACGGCGAGGAGACCCAGGGCGTCGGCGAGCGGACGCAGCCGGTGTTCAACCCGGCCACCGGCGAGCAGACGGGCGAGCTGCGCCTCGCCGACGCGGCCGACCTCGAGGCCGCGGTCGCGAACGCCCGCAAGGCCGCCGAGTCCTGGGGGGAGGTCTCCCTGTCCCGGCGGACCGCGGTGCTGTTCCGCTTCCGCGAGCTGGTCGCCGCCCACGTGGAGGACCTCGCGGCCCTGGTCACGGCCGAGCACGGGAAGGTGATCTCCGACGCCAAGGGCGAGATCGGCCGGGGCCTGGAGGTCATCGAGTTCGCCTGCGGCATCCCGCAGCTGCTCAAGGGCGCCTACTCCGACCAGGCCTCCACCGGCATCGACGTCTTCTCCTACCGCCAGCCCGTCGGCGTCGTCGCCGGGATCACCCCGTTCAACTTCCCCGTCATGGTCCCGCTGTGGATGGCCCCGGTCGCGATCGCCACCGGCAACGCCTTCATCCTCAAGCCGAGCGAGCGGGACCCCTCCGCCTCCCTGCTGCTCGCGCGGCTGTGGACCGAGGCCGGCCTGCCGGACGGGGTCTTCCAGGTCCTGCACGGCGGGAAGGAGACCGTCGACGGGCTCCTGACCCACCCCGACGTCGACGCGATCTCCTTCGTGGGCTCGACCCCGATCGCGAAGTACGTCCACGAGACCGCGACCGCGCACGGCAAGCGCGTCCAGGCCCTGGGCGGGGCGAAGAACCACGCGATCATCCTCCCGGACGCGGACATGGACAACGCCGCCGACCACCTCGCCGCCGCCGCGTTCGGCTCCGCCGGGGAGCGGTGCATGGCCATCTCCGTCGCCGTGGCCGTCGGGGAGGCCGCCGACGCCCTCGTGGGCAAGGTCGCCGACCGCGCCCAGGCCGTCAAGGTCGCCGAGGGCACCGAGCCGGACGCGGAGATGGGCCCGATCATCACCGCCGCCTCCAGGGACCGGATGGCCTCCATCGTCACCGCCGCGGCCGACGCCGGCGCCGCCCTGGTCGTGGACGGGCGGGAGTTCACCGTCCCCGGCAAGGAGGGCGGGAACTGGTTCGGGCCCACCGTGCTCGACCAGGTCGGCACGGACATGGAGGCCTACACCGAGGAGATCTTCGGCCCGGTCCTGTCCGTGGTCCGGGTCGAGACGGTCGAGGAGGCCATCGAGCTGATCAACGCCAACCCCTACGGCAACGGCACCGCGATCTTCACCTCCTCCGGCTCCAACGCCCGCAAGTTCCACCGCGGCGTGCACGTGGGCATGATCGGGGTCAACGTCCCCATCCCCGTCCCGGTCGCCTACCACTCCTTCGGCGGCTGGAAGAACTCCCTCTTCGGCGACAAGCACATCTACGGCGAAGAAGGCGTCGCCTTCTACACCCGCGCCAAAGTCATCACCCAGCGCTGGCCCGAACCCACCCACGCCTCCGGCGCCACCTACAACTTCCCCTCCAACTAGACCCCAGCCCCTTCCGTCTGAAAGTCACCTCCTGAAGGGCAACGTCCTGACAATGACCTTCAGGAGGTGACTCCCAGACGGGGATAACGGGGAGACGGGGAGACCGAGCGGCTCTACGGCGTCGTCTTGGACTGAGCCGCGCCCCGGCGGAGCGCCTCGGCGAGCACCTGGACGAGGTGGCGCCCCTCGAGCCCGGCGAGGTCGGCCACCTGGGTGCGGCACGAGAACCCGTCGGCCAGGATCGCGCGGTCGGGTGAGGCCTCCGCCCGCGCGAGGATGCCGCCACGGGCAATCTGCTCGGAGACCTCGTAGTGGCCCGCCTCCATG
Proteins encoded:
- a CDS encoding iron-containing alcohol dehydrogenase, which produces MTFQISLPRLMTVGAGAVRELGSTVRDLGASRPLVVTDPFMKDSGTVDAALASLRDAGLATGLYAECVPDPTTDSLKAGLAAVEEHRADLLVGFGGGSSIDTAKALGFLSQNPGPMRDYKAPRINTGPALPVVAVPTTAGTGSEATQFTIISDSETDEKMLCTGPSFLPVAAVVDYELTLSMPARLSADTGVDALTHAIEAYVSRRANPFSDGFALSAMAAIGANLREVYKDGSNQAAREAMMLAATQAGIAFSNSSVALVHGMSRPIGAHFHIAHGLANAMLFPAVTEFSVSGAEARYADCARALAVAGEEDDDATAAQALVDELKALARDLAVPTPASRGISREDWDRAVPVMAEQALASGSPGNNPVVPTAEEIEHLYAAIYG
- a CDS encoding CoA-acylating methylmalonate-semialdehyde dehydrogenase: MTVKTIPHFLNGEETQGVGERTQPVFNPATGEQTGELRLADAADLEAAVANARKAAESWGEVSLSRRTAVLFRFRELVAAHVEDLAALVTAEHGKVISDAKGEIGRGLEVIEFACGIPQLLKGAYSDQASTGIDVFSYRQPVGVVAGITPFNFPVMVPLWMAPVAIATGNAFILKPSERDPSASLLLARLWTEAGLPDGVFQVLHGGKETVDGLLTHPDVDAISFVGSTPIAKYVHETATAHGKRVQALGGAKNHAIILPDADMDNAADHLAAAAFGSAGERCMAISVAVAVGEAADALVGKVADRAQAVKVAEGTEPDAEMGPIITAASRDRMASIVTAAADAGAALVVDGREFTVPGKEGGNWFGPTVLDQVGTDMEAYTEEIFGPVLSVVRVETVEEAIELINANPYGNGTAIFTSSGSNARKFHRGVHVGMIGVNVPIPVPVAYHSFGGWKNSLFGDKHIYGEEGVAFYTRAKVITQRWPEPTHASGATYNFPSN